The Pieris brassicae chromosome 3, ilPieBrab1.1, whole genome shotgun sequence genome contains the following window.
TTTTTGTGTTCTGCAAAAGGGGAATATAAAATGACGTTCATCGCAAGTCGATTAGAATCAATGGtttaaatgataatgataCAAATATAAAGTAGAGAGACAAGTCTACTTATATGTATTGTCACTTATAAGTTTCGAATGTAGAATTGgcattaataacatttattaaaagtattaattcGTTGTTTTTAAATCGGTTGTACTTTTAAAACTGAATGATGTATTTTCATCAAGAAACCCTggaatatgaaattaaattcatgCGTTCAtgaaaattaagaatttagtTGACTTACCTTTGTATCATTAAGAGGAGTGCACGCCTACATCGTGGCGTCATTTCATACCATCCGCTGTTATATGCCGCTATTGATATGTTTGAGTTCtgaaatacaattattgttttataaaactttttagcCGACTTATCAAACCTGAGGGTCAGAAGCTGAAGGAATAAGGTAGTAAAACAATTAGAAACATCTCAGTATTTTTCGTATTCTTTAAAAGTAAAGATTTAGCCTCTTGAAGCAATCAGGTAAAtgcaaaataatgtttttaacataattaaagatgAGGGCCCCATTACATTTAGGTGTCGATGGAGAACAAATGACTGTAGAAAGAAGAacgtaagaaaatttaatggTTGATTATACACACCGCATGGATTATGTCTTGTCCGTACCAACAGAGCATTCCAACTTGTAGTAAAGCCGACACCAAGAAAAGTTTGTTACTAATCGCCAGGAAGGGATCCAAAACCTGAAATTTTTAAcactacttttatatgcattgAGTATGATGCATAATACCAGTACAATACGTGGTCTATAAAGAGGTCTTGATTtcgattacatttttaaaagtaaaaaaagccAACGTTTTGATTGGTTCTACGtagtcaataaaaaaactttagggttagaaatttttataaaaatattttattttacgtaattgttacaatagtatattatttactgtGTGAAAGTGTAAATAAGATACTTACCAATATGGTAAAAAAAACGCAGCATATATTGATTGAACTGACTACAATGTTTACTAAATTTATGAACGAAAAAGCTTCCCCAATGTCAAAACAATATCTAAAAAGTTGGAGAATTTTAGTACATCTGCCTAAAgtataaaaaccttttttaaaacCATGCTCCAACACAATCGGGACTGAACTTTTTTTGACGGAATTTTACGGCAAAAAGTATTAGATAATTTAGAACTCTTCAATTAACACAATACCTAATTAAACGTTGGTGcagttttatacaattaacaaTTTCTTGATGATATTCCTCctctgatttatttaaaactgttaatgatttaagttGGCTTTGAAGAAAATGTAGTAACAATACAATATGGCTTGCCATTcccgaaaataataaatccatACTTAATGTTATCCACACACACACTTGACCTGAAATAAAGTTCAATACAATGAATCTTGTATTCGTTCACGTTAATTTTTGgggtttttaacaatattcgagTTTATGTAGTTGTGAGAGTGTTTCCgagtaatttatttcttttatttaagcaaTTCAGCAGAACGAGCCCTAGCAAATGTCTAACAAGCATATCTTTTGGGAGCGCTACCGAGATATCCCGATTAGCCAGCAGATTAAGCGACCATATACATCGAAGGGATCCtaatcatattcccaagcaggcgcttgattggaatccgcaagTAAGGCGGAAGCGTCGTACTTttgcagatgaggcaaagagagTCGAAAAGACTTGGAGTGAGGTGaaatacgaggctcaagacctaACGCGATGAAAATTCACTGTGGACGCTCACTGTCCTATCTAGGGAACATTAACTCaagtaagttataaaaaaaatacgtttcataaaacaattgaaatctGAACTGGATttctttaagtaaataattaagatagCGACGAGACAATTTTTGAGCGATATATTAGTTATGTTGTAAtcacaatatatattgtaagtaAGGTAGaactaatgtatattttttttataaaaataatttcttattataaaGGAGATATTAGCCTAACGATAGAAAGAACTGGGCAAAAGCAGTAATGAcataagtgtattttttatttaaactaacgTAACaggaaatttttataattatcgtTGTCAACGGTATAACATTGCGTTTATGGAGAAGTacttagtattaaaaataaaaacactgaTTAAGACTGAAAGTAGAACGAAAACGGttacaaagatattttaattgcttatttttatttcaagaaTTTAATACCGAATCACCGAGTGAAAAAAAGTTATAGCTTGATTGTAATATGTGTGaaagaaaatcaatttataatacacaTTTTGACTTAACTAACTActggtattttaaaccgagtTTTGAAGTTTAAATACCTTACATACCCATTAAAATTTCGAAGAGGTAAACAAAAAAGTGAGGAACTGGTTGTGTTTTGTCAAAAGGATACCAGGATGACCAAATGGTACCGATTTGAGATTCTTCACCATTGTATCGGCGATAGTAGTGCTTACATATCGGTGTCAGATTATAACCCCACACGCCGAATATGTTAACTGCGAAGTACcctaaaaaatgtatattttatttattaagcagATTGACGGCACAATATAGAAATagatgtaaatatataacctTGTcggcaaattaaaaatcttcacATTTAGCTATTATAccaattattttggttgtagaacaaaaaagaaaaaagaaaatttaagtaGTTGACAATGGATCATCCATCACGAtcgaaataattttgtgtCAAAGCTCTCCTTGCTGCCACTCGTGGGGAAcatatcaatatattataacatataaatacataaagaaaATCGCACGCACactatacttaaaaataaaaataatgtgtaattaatcttaagttaagtaaataataggTTTCTGaagatttcaaattaatttttattttgtcgcAAGAAATTCTATAATGTTTCATTTTCTTTGTCgtgtgtttgttatttttaaaaacgttaACGAAATTTGTACTTACAAGCATGAACTCTGCGCAAAGTACTCAAACTTTTGTATTTGGACCTTTGACTTTCAGCCGTTAGTGGAGGCACAGGCCAAATTTCAGCAAGTTCGGTCAGCAATTGTTGAAACACAGTTTTCTTGTACCATAATACACACGCCTTTATAGCACCtttaatttacataagttATAGTGCCatctaaaatcttttaatatagattCAGTTATGGGTTcgagaatttttttaaacgttaaaTCAAGTAGATATGttttaaggaaatatataCTTGCTTATATCGAAAACAGGTAGTtcagaatgtaaaaaaatgtcgTTAAATTCACTGAGCATCAAAATATCacgaatataataaagataaattcaacaaaacctagtattgtcttttgttaacatagcttttacacattaagaacaCACTTtataaacggattgaagctatgtattattattattaacttataattatttacttaattttatatttaaagtcaCCGTGATCACGCACGCGAttcgtcggaaaaatttatatttaaatagcttcaatccgtttaaaaagtgttttctcaACAAAACCTACATAAAATCTTGAAGGGTAAGTGGTCTGTAcaattgtaagttttttttaacttactaAGTATTGCATAGCACTGTGTATGCAAGAGCGGCACGACATTCTCAACAGAAAACGGTGTAAGCCCTATATTAACTGCATCTGAACTCGCGTGGAGAATAATAAACGAAATGCTTGTGAAAAATACAGCATTTTTAAAGGTTCTTACAAACTTATTCTTAGGAGTTGTAAATGATACACCAAGACAATGTGTagcaaacaaactaaactttaGAGATTCACGAATTTCCCTTTTGGCAATATCGAGTGGCGTATCCATGGTAAATGGGTGAGCGTACTGTCCAAATTTTTGGTTATATACAAAGggaatagaataaaatatttatattttgtattcaacctttatttcaaattaacaaGTGTAAAGttgatatgttattaaaacaagtGTGTAAATTCCctcaaagtattttaaattacatgttGTAAAGATAAAGTTTCGTTTTAAATTACAAGGATTGATTTCATGGTATCCGCCCAACTGTAGAACTAAAGCAAGtagtaatgttatatatatattccgaGTTTCAAAATTAGAATAGTAGGATCAGTGATGACATACGATTCTCAAACCGGAGGTTGTGTATATAAAACTTGGcagtacattaatatattttctatctaTATACCATTAACAACgacagaaaaaatatatggaacCAAGCCCTCTTAACAAAGAAGTCACGCATACGAGAATACTGTCTCCGATTTAatcgataattttatatgttcgcagTGTGAATTAGAATTCAAGCAAAAGAAAACTCTATGTCGATTTTGCTGTgtcatatgtatttaaaaaaaaagaattgctAAGTTACATAGTGTTGCATTACTAGTGATAACTGTTAAGATATGTATTGttagtagaaaattaaaatcgcTTGCTTGTGCATTGAAAAATAACATCATGAGGTAAACGTCGTATTGGCTATACTAGTTACTAGCTgaatttggtattttaaacATCAAATGGAATAAGAATTTAGTAGCCTTTTACGGCTAAAATCCTAATTACAATACTTtttgtaaaagtttaaattctGTTGTTTCCCATTAAATCccattaaaactatataactaaatctaggataaaaaaacaaaaaaggagTCGTcgtcaataaaaataagctgCCATTGGCATTCATATCAACGCTGGCGTATTAGCATTCCTATGCTCAGTCGAATAGTTGTAAAAATTTGGGTTGAATGCgttaaagttattaaagtatttcccGTTTATGATCACGGTGTTTCGGCAAATTTAGCGCTCGTGGTCCGTGGTAAGCTTTACAGTTGCCACCGTTAGTCGACGATTAAGATACAGATTAAGTATACTTGCTATCTGCTAAACATGTCATTTGAATTAAAGCGAAGTACACTTTGTGATATGAGGTCATTagatgatatttattttgtggcAATGCGGTCACATTATATTGCGTGTCTTTAAATGGCGAATTAACTTGAAGATAAGGTGACTGTTATTTCTATGATCAGCagtataaagttatattattttgtatttatttataataaagaatcgtatgttttaattttatcaatcatattgtaatttatacaattttaaaccgCATCGATCGAAACTATTAAAGATAGatctttaataaaagtattaccttaatcatataaaaaataaatcaataagtATATCAACTTCCTTCCTTTTCATAGCGTAGTCAATTTATTCAAACTAGTACAATTGATACGCACTTAAAAGGTACtatcatttacattttaataacatgGTCACGCTACATATTGGTAATGTGTAAATGTGCAAGTCAatgcaaaacaaaattaataatcgaTCTCTCAAAGTAAAAGTAGTTATTATCAGTGTTCACGACCTAGTTAGCTTGGAGAGAACGCAATTCGAATTTCGAACAAAACATCTACAACAAATAAAAGGCGCGAAAATGAAGTGAAACAGTCAAGTCCACagattaaattaagatttaaacTTACAGTTGAAGTGTTAAAACAAGTtacttaaagattttttttcataccTTACAGAGACAATTTACAATACGTAGCATATAAAGAACGggattttcttaatataagtCTACATTTTTCCACAACATTgccttaaattaataaaacatattattgtaaacaacTATTTACTTCCGTACGAGCTTCTAcgaaaagtaaaaataaataatctctcACGGGTGTAGCAAACTTCAATTCATACttctcttttattatataagtttcaGTATTAACCTATTAAGTGGAAGCGTAGCCGACacattaataatatcataacAATCTAGCCTTAATGGATTTAGTTTGAATTAACACAATAACCtatattattcacaaaaagaTCAGCCAATCATTAAAGAACAATTTATAAGTCTTGGACAAGAAAATGAACACTTACTTAAAGTTAAATCTATCATATCGTTGACCAGCGGTCATTAAAATAACCTTTCACTGGGTTCTTTTACAGAGTATAAGGAGgcaatataataatgacaccaacatataaaacaatattacacattaaatacatttattttatttcgtttcCACTTTGGATTAGACCCTGGAGGTATAATTTAATGcaacattacatttttatttcataaatgaaGCCGTCGGCTAGATAGTGGGTAATTATTTCAAACGCGagtaattgaatctctagtaaataaaaataaatcgagtTCTATCGTGCTCAGAGTAATTTGAAGTTTCATCTCTTAAATGAGTGACAACGCGAATAACATGAATCGACATATTAACTTTCACTGCGATAGTAGACTTGGCCTTAAATCCTCTTTGGGAAAGCACAGGaacgtttaaaaatgtacGTGTCATTGTTCTCATGCtttattgtagtttttattgttCTAAGTAATGCCTTCTATATTCTATGGATAATTCACGCGTAAAGGAGTTGTGACTTTTGACGCTGGCCTTGTGGTATGAATTGGACCACACGATGAAATACAGTTCTACTCTACaagctatatatttataagttaccAGCTTGAAAATCGTTTAGTAAAGTTAAATCAATATCTATATAAGATAGAACGAACAGTTAAAAAACGTTATCTACATTGAGGTAAAagcatataataatgaataagttATCTGcaaattaacttataaaatattcgttATATGTACATGTTGTACCTGTACATATAACGTACCTTaccttttaaattgttatttacgtCTTACAGTAACCTTCAATAAAAGTATAGGTTGGTCTTATTTAGTTCTACCTAAGCATATCATTTgatttaataagaatattaccAAAGTGATGCTACTTacgacattttttttaccatggcagtaattaattatgtcgaattcttattataaatgttaaaaaaatcaattataatagtGTATTTGCAAGTAAAAACCTTtactgataaaatatttatgagcGCTTCGTTATTTTGTCAATTAAGAatgcaacaaaaaaaaacagggCTAATTTTCAAGATGAAAGCTGacctataataatttacaaaaagctTTTGATAACTTCAACGGAATTACAACTttctaataatgtttttaagtttttataaattacaaatttaatatttgcagttttgtttctatttatttggttttattGCTGTGAATACGTGATTAAATAGAGTTTGAGCCACAAACCTCACATGAGGCATTTATAACTGTTTGGATATTTCGGCAGTTTTTCAGAGAGAAAAAGTCTCGATGTCAATACTAGTAATACAGGTATTTACCaattattgtatgtttttattacgctgtataattttttaattaatattgcttTGGAGTATTGCAATAATATGGTATTAATCTATAAACCAATTCGTTGACTAGATCAAGTTGCGTAAACCCCTAGGTAACATAGATACACTTTCTGTGTCGGTAAAGTAATATTTCTTGAAGCCATTTATTGATCAGCATTCTACCCctacctaaaaaaataaatgttacttgGAGAAAATCCATGGATTATATACCGTGTGCCACGGGAGCCgtaaaaacatacattattatatttttagacttAGCGCGAACTATGACTTCTACTGACACACGTGGGACGCAACTAGCCCTAAGTCTCGTATTAAGGTTTCTTGTCTTGTTTCGCGGAGTCACCCAGAGGAACCCAAAAGAATCTGCaatcttatataataatatcaatataatatgtcTACTGATAATGTTAGAGAAGTATTTAGAAAACAACTAAGAAATGGAGAAAGAAGCCTATAGTTTGAtccatataaaatgttttactcattttataaaaatattctatgaaGTCCTATAGTTAGTTCATGGAGCAGACACATTTCAGTGCTTATATTATTAGAGTATTGAGATATTTTTAAGCTTGCCCAGGGGGCTTCCGTGTATTTTCTCATTTCCGTTAACTTCTAAACCATGGCGACTAAAGGTCAGTTTACGTTTAAGCTGTTGAACCAGTATTGGCTTAACATTATCTTTTGCGAATTGCTTTTTCTATATATGCATAGCCAAAGTTGTATGAATTAGAAGATTATTTCGTTGCTTGTTCGCCATGAAAAGGGTTGGAAAAGCGTTGCGTCTGCGCATTAGGGACGTTATTTCCGTGGCTCAAGCGCCGTCCGCAAGCATAGGAGTCCGTTATTCGGCGTCAGGTTACGGTCACGTCTATATAAGACGGTGGCGTCTTCTTCACCATTTCATTCCGTTTGAGACGCTTTGGCGTGCCCCGTGTCTGCGCGCCCGTCTCTTAGTGCCGAATTAAGTACCTGTTTTCGGTTCGGGTCTAGTGCTTAGGTATCCTGGAACACTGTTCAGTGACGTCAAATTTGACACTCCGCAATCTATATTTTGGTGCTGCGATTACAGGTATgacaaacttataattatacaatagagaaatagaaattaattatggggtaatattactataacattataaaaatgacCTCATTTAAAACACagaatcattattattttcgtaAAGATTTAACTCGTTTTTTACATCTAAATACAATAGGTTTATTGCGTATCTAAAATTAAACGtagaattaacaataataagcCACGTTTCCTATATATCTCCAATTCTAGAAGTTGATCTAGGAAAAGTAAAGAAAACTAGTTACAACATACGTAACCCATAGGAAGCAATAGTGATTAGTCTACTTTTTGCTTAACAAGGCTCTGTCgcaaaaactttattaagtaGACGTTAATAAACATTGAATGtctattaacttaattacatttgtgttattaaacattttttatgcgagtgcttttcatttaattgctCAGAGTTtacttttattcaaatatatatttgttcttCAGAATTTTATCCCGTGTTTCCATAACCACTACCAGATTCTTATCTGGTAGGCCAGGTCAGGTCTTCTAACTTGCTTTGGAAGACCGAGGGTATCAGCtgaattatctaaaaaaatataagaatatgaAGTACATTTTCACTTACCTTATAACAACGTGACGGAAGTTACGGAAATAATTAGATTTAACCTGCTGTGGGCTCGTAATTGCAGACAATTGTAGGGCCTAAAGTGCAACGCTGCAACCATTCGCACGATTGACCGTGTCTTAAGACCGAAGCGTAAACGCCATGGAAGATGGTAAAATGATTACGGTCATTACTAGCGAATTACATCTCCGTCCCTTACCCCATTACTCGTGTGAGTTATTCCGCTCCGATTGATGATTAGTGCTTTTTTGTTTCAAGTAATCATAGAAAATTTACTGAAATTACTTTACACAGGGAAAGTACGAACCACAATTACCTATATAGGTTTCTTAGAATTAGTCTGTCAATATCTTTATTCCAGTAAACATAATCACCATACATTGCCTTTTGATTAATGGCCGTGGTTTGAAGTGAGTTATCAGTTTAAAATAGCTTCGGGAGtaatctataattaataagaGTAAAATTCATCTTGATTGTTTGTATAGTTATGTTTTTGTGCTTTCCTATATACTTTACAAAGTTCGTTACCCTTTTTAATACACAGATAGCTTTCCacatttttgatatatatttaaaaaggggAATTATCGGTGATCccttttgatattttcatattataacgATGCTTTTCACACATCAAACAGTAGCGTCAATGAGATTGTGTGTGATGATGTATTTTCAGTCACCATTCCTCCTCTATGTACGTTCTACAATCACAATGTTCGAGTTTCTTGATTGGATTGAGAAAAGATAACATATACAACTTCAATACGACATGgctaatatgttttttaataattaatagatacTACAAACTACTGCTTTAAAAACTTAGTATATTCCTGCAAATCGagataaactaataattatgtcGTTAAAGTACTACTTAAGGTAAtggacataaaaaaaaatcaaaatagtaATTGGAGTTTAAGATGCCTAAAGACGAGTCTAATTCTGGTTTGAAACTTGTTTGGAGCGCTCGCCCAGGAtacttgttattaaaaattttaattacattctgGACTttttacgtataaaataaacaccGATACTATTACGTTTATTAAAAggtattattcattataattataaaacaatatagcggatattaaaattacagacTAGTTTTCAAACAAATCTTcatgaattacaatttattacgtAACATTTCTTTGCTTTATATTAAAGCTTGTTCAGTTATCTGTCTACTTATCCACATAATACGGCACATCAATCAGATATTATCTTTGATAGTTACATCAATAGTCTCATATatgcaaaaaatatacaaagcaTTATACTGTGTGGGCGCATAACCTGCTGATTTTTTGTGCGTGGCCTTGACCGTGGACGTTACACCCGAATCATTCATTGCCCTACATACAAGTGCTATTATGAACACAATTATGTCTAAAGTCTATACTCATTCATGATAATATCTTGAATAGCATTGATGATAATCACGTTCAAAATTCGCTGCGTCTTTTCAGTAGTGAAATAGAAATGAAGCTGTAACCGTCATTGAACTTAAAAGAAATTCTTTGTGttcataatacatttattgaattaaaaccgatatttatattattgtaaaggaagttcagatatataaaaaatatttagctaTGATTCGGTAGCAGGTTATACATTGAAAAGTAAATCCTTTGAGGCTGTTGGGTCGACGTAGTCGTACACTTTCACGTTTATTCATAAGTTATGTAGGTCAGTGTGAAGACGCGATCGGACGTTACACGTTCACTATGATTTTGAATTCATTAGACACATGTATGTGAAATTTGCTATTGCTAATAGATTTAAGAACAGATCTTAGTTCTGATAATCCTACtcagatatataataaatattattaaatttttatttgaagtaGATTGTTTTACTAAAAACTACAACAATTTAAGGAAAACTAGGTGTCCATTTTAGAGACATTAATATAGAATTGCAATACATGTTATATACTTCAGAACTAAGCTGTTTCAGCAAATAGAAATGACACCCTTCAGAATAGTCTACCTGGTTTAGCAATTATAGGCCTTATCCGTTTTAGATAATAAAACTACTCCACATATCAATAAACGTCCACTCTATGAATTAACATTTGATAATTCTTCATGGCGTCATAAAAATACTGAGTTTTATCGGTCAAGTTTAAAAGTGTTCTtgcaaaatattaatgatgACTTCAGCAATGAATCCTCATTCTAGATGTGTCTCTACAAATATTAACGTGAACTACAAGTGAAAGTGGAGTTTTTGTCAGTTGTAACCGTTAAAATTTTgctttaagttaaaatataaaaggaaatttacatttttggcAGTACTAAGAAATATAGTTGTAACTTTCCTTTGTGAGCGCTGAATTTTCATGATTACCTTatgaaaagtaaatttttgtcTGACTAAATCCATATAGTTTCTATCGGAATCATAGTATGTTGATAGGAACTGGATAATATCCAGATAGTGAGTTTCATTTAAAATCTTGTAAGactcttaaataattttaatgtatcaataaataaatgcgatcaattgttgttataaaatatatgcaagtaatatacatattaaggaCTTTAGCTACAGCTAGCTTCTTTCAAAGAAAACAGGTTGTAGTTAATTATAGTCCAATGATCTTatctatttcattttattaaataagaatgGGTGTAAAGTACGCTGCAGGAGGTAATCAATTTCTGCCTACCTATCTATATTTGGTATAAAAAAGAAGTCTTTGTATAAAAAAGAAGGCTTCAAAGAACTTGGTTTCatgtaaattaaagaaattaaattattatgacaaGTAAATGAATGATTCAATTTAGCTAATATCTAACACTTTGCATAATCTTAAATAACCATAAAACAGACCGTAAAACGAAAAAGTACTTTCAGataatcattttaaatgtatctcAGTAATTGAATGATTCGCTCGTTGAATCCAATTAATATCACGCGAGGTGCCGagacattttctttattctGCATGATTTTAAATCTCTATTtcctttgaaaatattaactttatctAGTTTTTGAAATGTGATTGAGGAAGCTtactgtaattataaataggaaAATAAGTGTAGTTCAGTGTACTTAACTTCATTATTAATTCTGCTGCCAGCGAGAAGCCGCGTTGGTGTTTGAAGATcgatttgaaaataattgagCGGGGATTCCTTTGATATTGCTGTAAACTAAAATTCTTATGATAAGGAATAATGAAATTCTTTACATAAACAATAGACTTTCATACCATTATTTTATGGTTTTAACTAATGCACATTACTCTGCTCGGCTCTCTCAGCTTAAATAAGTTAAAGTTCCCTATATGtgtgaaaataacaaaatatgtaagaCTCtcatatgattatttttaaataaattttcgttGTAATAACATACTCTCAACAATAGTTTGAATAGGCTAcactaatttatatatgatCTAGATCTAGACAAAATAATTCATCCAAATCGAGGAAATTCACTCAATTAGTGTTAGATGaattatatctataattaaaagtacaaaaacaaaatatgcatTTTAATCCCATAGTATTTAATAcgtatctttattaaaatacaagtcTTTGAAAAAATCTTATGTTAAGAGCCATTACTCTTTTAGggattagaaaattaaaaacattattccaAATCAGGTTTTCAAAAGTTCATCGACTTTGTTTGGACGGTATTGGTGAGAAATTCTTTTTgcttaaaatgtgttttaaccataaatttattttgacatttggGTTTATCTTATTGGTGTATGTATTTAgtttaactattataaaaatttaaa
Protein-coding sequences here:
- the LOC123707762 gene encoding odorant receptor 4-like; translation: MDTPLDIAKREIRESLKFSAIKACVLWYKKTVFQQLLTELAEIWPVPPLTAESQRSKYKSLSTLRRVHAWYFAVNIFGVWGYNLTPICKHYYRRYNGEESQIGTIWSSWYPFDKTQPVPHFFVYLFEILMGQVCVWITLSMDLLFSGMASHIVLLLHFLQSQLKSLTVLNKSEEEYHQEIVNCIKLHQRLIRYCFDIGEAFSFINLVNIVVSSINICCVFFTILVLDPFLAISNKLFLVSALLQVGMLCWYGQDIIHANSNISIAAYNSGWYEMTPRCRRALLLMIQRTQKPIGFTAMNFTYISLMTYTAIMTRAYSYFGLLYTLYNKNQGELACLYVTSITTPQVDQVVPLLHIVGYGTLGQSCVWAMIGSDLLFTGMVNHIILLLKILQQRLRNLGRTESSSEEDGKKLIECIKLHQRLIKYCKDLENAFSLVNLINICLSSVNICCVLFVIVLIEPALELSNKLFFGASLIQIGLLCWYGDDIIQENAKVAEAAYNSNWYTLRPRCRRILAILIQRAQQPIAFTAMGFTKISLITYSAILTKSYSYFTLLYTMYSQD